Genomic DNA from Taurinivorans muris:
AATTGCCCCATGGTTTAGCCATAACATATTTTTTATGCACATGCTCCCTATGCACCAATCCCTCTTTTCGGGATATTTTTGATAATGCCTGCACCATTGACTGCGTTGCACAAGCTATCACTATCGCATCCTGTGCATGGTGCTTGTCACTTTCTGTCCGATTTTTTTCCAATCCCCATTGGTGACGCAAAAATGCCGTTACGTTGCCGCTTCGGACTTGCACTTTGTTTTTTATATTCGTATGCAAACTTTCGCTGAAATCGATGCCGTCCTCTAAATATCGTTTCATATACAAGGCTATGTAACTGTTGTCATTAGCATTTCTTTCCCTAAATTCCAGTTCTTTTTCGTTGAATGTTTCATTCAAAAGTTTTTCTTTTTTGCTTCTATGCAAATTCACATGACTTGACACCCGTCCGATAAATTCCATCCATTTTTCGCTCCCAGCATTATTCTTTCCGATATGCTCAAAAGGCGTCCTGTTGCCCTTCTCTTGGTTTTCAGTGGACAGAACCAAAACTTTGTTGCTGTACGAATTGTCAAAACTGCGTGAATACGGCAAAATATGATCGATTTCGACATAACCGACTTCAAATAAGCGGTTAATATCCATAGGCTTTCCGCTGTATATGCATTTACAGTCTTGTTCAAGATACAAAAGCCATTTTAATATATTTGTTCCGGTTGCTTTATAGCCTTTTTCTTCAATTTGTGTTACCGCGCTTTGATTTTTATTCCTATTTTCTTCTTGCCGTTTACTGATTTCCCTGCGTTCTTCAAAACTTTTCTTCAATTCCCTGCCTGTTTCAAGGTTGATTTGGTCAGGCGTTCCATATTTTCGAGCCAAGGCGTTATAGACCTTTCTGAATTGAGCTACCGTTCTGTTGACGACCGGCACTTTTGTCTGTTTATCTTTATCTATTACTGGAAGAAGCTTTCCTTTTTTCTCAACCAATTTTTCCGAAATTTCTTTAAAATCATACCCTGCGCTTGCACAAGCCTTATCGTATTTTTCTCCTTTTTCAAGATAAGGATTTATTTTATACAAGGCTTTCAAAGACAAATTAATAAACGTATCAAAAGTCAGCGTCAAAAACTGCGCTATTATTTCTTGTGAATAACCCAAATTTTCAAGTTTTTCTTGAATCTCTCTATCTTCTTTTTCCTCTGCAATAATTGTAACAGCCTTATCCAGTTTTTCAATATCATCAAAAATATGAGGTAATGCCTTAAATGCCGATTGCAGCTTATGCCAGCCTTTCATGCTATAAAAAACAGCATTTTCAGGGGCTGCTTGTTTTTCCTCCCCGTTATCATCTATTTTTGATTTCGAACCATACTTTAAGCAAGCAAACTGTATATTCTTATCCTTAAATATCTTTGCAGAAATAACCTTATACTTTATTTCTTTCGTTTTTTTCAATAACTCAAATAAAAGCTGCCGTTCTTCCGCAGTTAAAAACCGCTTTTTATCATCTTCATACACAACAAGATTGTTGATTTTGCTCCATGCTACAAAAAATTCAGCAGTAGGCGCTTCTTTCGGAGCTCTTTTTTCGTCTTTTTCAAAAGTACACCTGCCAACCATATCGCCAACGCTTTTAATCCCACGCTGGCGAAAAGCAATTCTCATGAAATCATCATATAACTCCTGCGTAAAAATTCCATATTCTTTTTGCGTTGCGAAAATCATATTCAATTCTGCTAAAACCTCACTGCGAGGAATGGAATTTCTATAATCAGCTTCAACTTCTTTTTCATTTTTTCCTTTTTTTACTGATACTGTGAAATTACGCTTTTTGCCATTCACACCTGCTTTTTCAACTATAATTTGAGCTAAACTTTTACCCTCTTCTTTTAATGCCATATTCACACGGATAGCAGACAAAACCTTGCCGCTATCCTTATCTTTTTCCTCTTGAGCTTTACGAGCCGATTTAAAACCGCGGTGCTTCGCCAAATGGTATAAAACACGGAGCAGTTCTTCCTTTGAAAGCTTTTCATGCAAAGCTTTTACCCTTAAATCCCAAACATCGCCGCCAAACTGATTTTTGCATATTTCTTCCGTAAACTCTTCAGAATTAGCAACCAAACCCTTTGCGACAAATAATCCACGCAAGCCTTCTTTGCGTCTTGCCTTACGCCTGCATGCCCTGCGAGCCAAACGCTTTTCACGCCTTGCAGCCGCCAGCGAACTGCCATCTTTAGGATTTTCCGCAACCGGAAAACACCGTACCCCGCAGTCAATAATCTTTCCCTGAGCAATTTCAACGCTGCCTTTTGCTTTGTCTGCCAAAATTTCGCCAGTTTCCATATCATAATATTCATTATCAAAATCAACGACTGCCCAACCAATGGAAGCTATCCCCAAATCAAAACCAAAGACGCGTCTTCTCATAAATTCCTCACAAAATTTAACACTTGACTTTTTATACAATATTCTATAAAAAATAACAAGGAATTCTTATTTATTATGTCTAAATTGGAAAGGTAACTATAATAATCGAGAAATTCCGAGTAAGGCTCTAACGATTTCAATTTCGTTATCCGAAAAGCAACTGTTTTTACAGTTGCTTCTTTTTTTGTAATACCAATTCAAAAGTAAAACTGTTTTAATTTCTCTGCCCCTCTGATACCAATAGCATATTGCAATTACGGCAAACAAAAACATCAAAAAAAGCAATTTTTCCAATTCTCATATTACTTACATAAGCATAGAACATGCAAAAAAATTACGCATATAAATCAATATAATAGAAATAGGCATAATACATATGGTAACATATTAAAATAAAAACCAAAAAACGAATTAATGATAAGCTATTTCAGATGAAAGCTGTCATTTATCTATAATATAAAACGACTATTATAGTAATCGATAACATTGCAGAAGCTTTTGATGTAATGTCATCTATGAAAAAGAAAGTTTTCTTGACTGGCTCAAAGAAAGAATAAAAATATAAAGCTCTGCTAGGTCAATGTGACCCAACAGAACTAACTAAATAAATAAATTTAGAAACACGTCTTAATTGCTCCCCCCAAAAGCAAGAAATACAGGTGAGAAAAACGTATCAACTTACAAACCACCCCTATCTCCAAGCAGCCCTTTCATTTGTTTATGAAGGGCTGTTTGGGGATAGGGTTTGGCAAAGCAACTGTTTTATACAGTTGCTTTACATGTCACACAATTTTAAAGCCGCCTGCTTTTTTATGCAGGCGGTTGGGGGATGAAAGGAATTAAATAAAAAAAGGTTTAGCGTCGTCCTACTTTCCCACAATAAAGACTGCAGTATCATCGGCGAAGAAGAGCTTGACTTCCGAGTTCGGAATGGGGTCGGGTATACCCTCTTCTCTATGGACACTAAACCAAATTTGATGCTCAAGCCGTGCGGCGAGCAAAATATATAATTGACAGAAAAAGAAGAAAAGTTTTTGAGAAACAAGACGAACGGACTATTAGTACCGGTCAGCTGAACATATCGCTATGCTTACACCTCCGGCCTATCAACGATGTAGTCTGCATCGGTCCTTCAGGGAAAACTTATCTTAAGGCAGGCTTCCCGCTTAGATGCTTTCAGCGGTTATCCCTTCCGCACATAGCTACCCTGCTGTGCCGTTGGCACGACAACAGGTCCACCAGGGGTGCGTCCATTCCGGTCCTCTCGTACTAGGAACAGGCCCTTTCAATTTTCCTACGCCCACAGAAGATAGGGACCAAACTGTCTCACGACGTTTTAAACCCAGCTCGCGTACCACTTTAAACGGCGAACAGCCGTACCCTTGGGACCTGCTTCAGCCCCAGGATGTGATGAGCCGACATCGAGGTGCCAAACCGCATCGTCGATATGAACTCTTGGATGCGATCAGCCTGTTATCCCCGGCGTACCTTTTATCCAATGAGCGATGGCCCTTCCATACGGGACCACCGGATCACTAACACCTACTTTCGTATCTGTTCGAGATGTCTCTCTTACAGTCAAGCTCCCTTATGCGTTTGCACTCGACGGCTGATTTCCAAACAGCCTGAGGGAACCTTTGTATGCCTCCGTTACTCTTTAGGAGGCGACCGCCCCAGTCAAACTACCCACCAGACACTGTCTGTGAGCCGGATCACGGCATCACGTTAGGACCTTAGACATACAAGGGTGGTATTTCAAGGATGACTCCATACATACTGGCGTACATACTTCAATGTCTCCCACCTATCCTACACATGTAGGCCCAAAATCCAATGTCAAGCTATAGTAAAGGTGCACAGGGTCTTTCCGTCTTTCTGCGGGTACACGGCATTTTCACCGCGACTTCAATTTCACCGAGTTTCTGGCCGAGACAGTGTGGAGATCGTTACGCCATTCGTGCAGGTCGGAACTTACCCGACAAGGAATTTCGCTACCTTAGGAC
This window encodes:
- the cas9 gene encoding type II CRISPR RNA-guided endonuclease Cas9 (Cas9, originally named Csn1, is the large, multifunctional signature protein of type II CRISPR/Cas systems. It is well known even to general audiences because its RNA-guided endonuclease activity has made it a popular tool for custom editing of eukaryotic genomes.) — encoded protein: MRRRVFGFDLGIASIGWAVVDFDNEYYDMETGEILADKAKGSVEIAQGKIIDCGVRCFPVAENPKDGSSLAAARREKRLARRACRRKARRKEGLRGLFVAKGLVANSEEFTEEICKNQFGGDVWDLRVKALHEKLSKEELLRVLYHLAKHRGFKSARKAQEEKDKDSGKVLSAIRVNMALKEEGKSLAQIIVEKAGVNGKKRNFTVSVKKGKNEKEVEADYRNSIPRSEVLAELNMIFATQKEYGIFTQELYDDFMRIAFRQRGIKSVGDMVGRCTFEKDEKRAPKEAPTAEFFVAWSKINNLVVYEDDKKRFLTAEERQLLFELLKKTKEIKYKVISAKIFKDKNIQFACLKYGSKSKIDDNGEEKQAAPENAVFYSMKGWHKLQSAFKALPHIFDDIEKLDKAVTIIAEEKEDREIQEKLENLGYSQEIIAQFLTLTFDTFINLSLKALYKINPYLEKGEKYDKACASAGYDFKEISEKLVEKKGKLLPVIDKDKQTKVPVVNRTVAQFRKVYNALARKYGTPDQINLETGRELKKSFEERREISKRQEENRNKNQSAVTQIEEKGYKATGTNILKWLLYLEQDCKCIYSGKPMDINRLFEVGYVEIDHILPYSRSFDNSYSNKVLVLSTENQEKGNRTPFEHIGKNNAGSEKWMEFIGRVSSHVNLHRSKKEKLLNETFNEKELEFRERNANDNSYIALYMKRYLEDGIDFSESLHTNIKNKVQVRSGNVTAFLRHQWGLEKNRTESDKHHAQDAIVIACATQSMVQALSKISRKEGLVHREHVHKKYVMAKPWGNFREDVLIALDKVFVSRPPRKKATGGLHGETIYTLNEKKKQFEAKNVKSGFYVRGGIAGNSDMLRTDVFCKKNKKGKNEFYLVPIYKSDLGKNLPNKAIVAGKGEDEWIVVDESFTFIFSLFMDDLVKVQKGETIYFGYYKGSDRSTAAITIEAHDRCWKQRSIGVKSQDAIIKYQVGLLGDYVEIKEEKRLFLTSTKKRI